Part of the Nitrospirota bacterium genome, CTCCCGTTGTCTGAAGAGGTTCCGGCCCTTTCAAGCAGCCTTGGCATCAGGGTAAAGACCGAAGGAGTGTACCCCTTGGTAGTAGGTGGTTCGCCAATGGCAAGGCCCACCTCCCTCTGTGCCATTGAGACCCTTGTCAGAGAGTCCATCATCAGGAGCACATCCATCTCCTGGTCCCTGAAATACTCTGCAATGGCCGTTGTGGTGAAGGCAGCCCTCACCTTTGCCAGGGGAGGCTCCTGGGCTGTACAGACTATCACCACTGACTTCCTCAGCCCCTCCTCTCCAAGGTCTCTCTCTATAAACTCCCTTACCTCCCTGCTCCTTTCACCGATAAGACCTATTACATTCACCGTTGCCTCGGTGTATCTTGCAATCATGCCAAGCAGCACGCTCTTGCCAACTCCGGTTCCCGCCATGATTCCCACCCTCTGACCCTTTCCGCAGGTGAGCAGTCCGTTTATGGCCCTGATACCGAGGTCGATTGGTTCTGATATCCTCTTCCTTTCAAGCGGGTTGATATGTCTTCCAAAGAGCGGATACATCCGGCCTTCAATCCTTCCTTTTCCGTCTATGGGGTTTCCGAGTGCATCTATCACCCTGCCAACGAGGTGGGGCGATACATTTACAGAGAGCTTCCTGCCCACCGGCAGCACCCTGCTGCCCGATTTTATCCCCTGTATATCACCGACGGCCATAAGCAGAGCCTTGTCGTCCTTAAAACCCACTACCTCAGCATCAACTATTGCCCCCCCTTCAGAGTATACCTTGCAGGCCTCTCCGATACTTGCCTTCATGCCTGTGGCCTTGAGGATAACACCGGTGATTTCAACCACCCTGCCATAGACCCGCATCGGGTCAATACTCTCGAGGCCGTTTATATATCTCTCAAGCGTTACTGTTTCCAATCTCTTCTCCAAGGTCCTCAACCAGGTTTGTTAATTGTGATTCAAAGTCAGTGATTACCTCTTCTTCAGGTCCAACCACCAAAGGGCTGGCCAGTGGTATGGACGGGTCTGTGTTAAATCTTATCTCGGGGTGTATGGCAAGCAGTTCAGGTTTGTGATTTGAGATGAGTTCTTTAAGGGCAGGGTTTATCTTTATTGTTATTGTCCCTGTTCTCTCTATTTTTTCCATTGCAGCCTTTATGAGGTTGATTATTATTTCAGGGTTTTGTCTGATTTCATCCCTGAGTATCTTTTTTGCCATAGCCACTGACAGGGCAAAGACCTGTGGTTGTGCTTCCGTCATGACCTTTTTTTTCAGCTCCGTCATCTCTGTGAGGATATCCTCAAGCCTCTCCAGAAGCATCAATGCCTTTTCCTCTCCAACTGTGTAGCCGGCCTGTTCACCTGCACTGAAACCTTTTTCATATGCAGTTCTTTCAATCACAGCTATGTCCTGGTTGAAATTCTCCTCTGTGATGCCGCGGTGTTTATGCTCAAGGGACGGCATGCCGAATTCCGTGATGTTCCGATCCCGAAGGACTTTGGCTTTAGACAATGAGTTCCTCCTCTCCCTTGCCGGCAATAATAATCTTGCCTTCCTCTTCCAGTTTCCGTGCCGCCTTTACAATGTTCTGCTGGGCTGTTTCAACATCCGAGACCCTTACAGGTCCCATGGATTCGATCTCTTCTTTAAGTATCTGTACTGCCCGTTTGGACATATTCCCGAAAATCTTGCCTTTGACTTCGTCTGATGCGGTTTTCAGTGCGAGTGCAAGGTCATTTGTGCTGATCTCCTTGAGTATTGCCTGCATACCCCTGTCATCAATCGAGGCAAGGTCATCAAATACAAACATCAGGGACCTTATGGATTCAGCCCTTGAGGGTTCCTGTTCTTCTATCAGCTCCAGGATCGTCTGTTCCGTCTCCTTGGCGGCATTATTGAGGATGTCTGCCACTGTTTTTACTCCGTCAACCTTTCTTCCCCTGGATTCACCAATGCTGAGCTGTGTTTTCAGAACCTCTTCGATCTCCTTTAAAGCCTCTTCAGGTATTTTTTCCAGGTTTGCAATCCTCATTGCAACGTCACCCTTAAGGTGCTCCGGCAATTCTGAAAGCACCTCCGCCGACTTTTTTGGTTCAAGCAGTGACAATACAAAGGCCGTGGTCTGGGGATGCTCACCGGAGAGGAATTTCACAATAAGGCGCGTATCTACCGTGTTGAGCTTCTCTATGGGATTGGCACGCCTGGCAGACTCAATGACTTCTTCTGCATTTTCATCACCCAACCCCCTGTAGAGGATTCTTTTTACATAATCCTCTCCTCCTATGGCGACAACCTTTTCATCGATACTCTTCTTTATCTCATCCAGCACTGTCTGCATCTCTTCTTTCTTCAGTGTTTTTAACTCTGAAAGTGCAGAGGTTATTTTTTCGATAGTCTTCTTGTCAAGTGCCTTGAGTATCTCGGACGCTGTTTCCTCTCCTACATAGCTGAGCATGATAGCTGCCTTTTCATGACCTTTCAGGGTAGGCATTTATTTGCTTCCCGTCCATTTTTTTATGAGTGTAGCAGCCTGTTGGGGATTGTTTCTGGCCCATTCAACTATCTCGTCCCGGGGTATCTCCCTGAGAGCCGGTTTCCCCTCGAGTTCCGGTGTGAGGGTCTGGGTGGGGGATGATGGAGGAGGAGTGGATTGCTGTTTGAGATAGGCAAGCAGAGGTCTTATGAGGAACAGTAAGACAAGGATCGACAGTATAAGTATTGTGCCGTAACGTGCTGCCGGCATAATGTATTTTGTATAATCCACCTGCTCCGGTGTTTCAAGGACCTCCGGTTGTGCATGAAAGGGCATATTTATAACCTTCACCTCGTCACCCCTCTCCTCTGAATATCCTACGGTCTTCTTGATAATCTCTTCGTAACTCTTAAGGTCCTCTTCTGACCGGGCCACATATTTTATCTCCCCTGATTTCTCGTCCTTAAGGTATGTTCCGTCGACCAGAACTGCAACCGTCAGGCGTTTTATTGTCCCTGTGGGTTTTATAACATGACTTACAGTCTTGCTGATTTCATAGTTTACTGTTTCCGTCTGTTTTCTCAATCCCGTTTTGTTGGCAGCGGACCTTCCAACACGTTTGTTGGGCAGGTTTGACTGTACCCCCGGCACCCCGGCAACCATCCCTCCGGTCTTTTGTTCCGTTAATTTTTGCTGACTTCTGACAACCTGTCCATCAGGGTCATAGGTCTCCTGAGTCTCTTCCGTCCTTGTAAAGTCTATGCTCATACTCGCCTTTGCCTTTACCTTGTCCTTGCCCACAACGGGTTCGATGATGCTGATAATTCTCTTCTCCATGTCCATCTCAAGCCCTTTTTGGTAATCACGCTGGGTATTGTTAATCTGAAGGCCTTCGTCCTCTTCGGTGGTGAGAACGTTGCCCCTGTTGTCCACAATAGTTACGTTGTTCGGAGTGAGCGATTCCACGCTGCCTGAAACAAGGTGTACAATTCCCCGAATCTGAGACCTGCTCAAAGTTACACCGGGACGGAGCTTGAGTAGGACAGATGCCTTTGGTTGCTCGTCTGTGCTGGTAAATATTGATCTTTCCGGCATGGAGAGGTGCACCCTGCAGTCGGAGACCTCCTGCAGAGACCGTATGGTCCTTGAGAGCTCTCCCTGCAAGGCCCTTTTCAGGTTCACCTTCTGGACAAATTCGGTTGTGCCGAGCCCCGTTTTATCAAATATCTCGTATCCCATGCTTCCACCCTGAGGTAACCCCATGGCAGCGAGCTGGATCCTCACTTCGTAAACCTTGTCGGAGGGTACAAGGATGCCTGAGGGGGTTGTCTTGTAAGGTATCTTCATCTCCTTCAGTTTTTGCACCATGAGTCCGGCATCCTCTGCCCGGAGGTTTGAATAAAGCATCTGGTACTCTGGTTTTTGTGCCCATGTGATCAGTAGCACTATTGAGGCAATTGTGAGTACAAGGAGGATGGACAATGTAATCTTCCTCTTTGTATCCCACTTGTTGACAATATCCAGTATATTCGCCATGTATCTCAGACCTGCATCCGCATTATCTCTTCATAGGCTGTCACAAGCTTGTTTCTCACCTCGAGCATCACCTGAAAAGAGAGATCAGCCTTTTGCATGGCAACCATGGTTTCGACTATGTCTCCTCCTCCATTGCCGATCTCTGCAATTGCCTTCTCCGTCTCTTTCTGCAGGGAGGCCACCTTCCCGATGGTCTCATCAAGAAGGATTTCAAAACTCCCTCCGGTCTTGTCTTCGCCGGAAGGTTTAAGATTTCCTGCTATATTGCCTATTCCTTCCGCCCCCGGGGGGCTTCCGTTGACTGGATTAACTGACATTTTTTATACCTCCGGATTCATCATTCATTGTTAGACGCTTATCTCCCCAATTCAAGTGCCTTCAGATACATTGATTTTGTTATGTTGAAGGCATTTACATTAGCTTCATACACCCTCGTTGCCATCATCATGTTAACCATCTCCTCAATCAGGTTTATATCAGGCATAAGCACATAGCCCTTATCATCTGCATCCGGGTGGCTGGGGTCGTAAACTGCCTTGGGCGGCGTGTTGGAGGTCACAACATCGGATATCCCGACACCTTCGAGCCTTCCCTCCTCATCAAGCATGTAGGAGCTGAAGACCACATCCCTCCTCCTGTAAGGACCACCCTCGGGTGTTCTTGTGGTGTTCAGATTTGCCATATTGGAGGCAATGGTATTCATTCTTTGCTTCTGTGCAACGAGTGCTGATGCACTCACATCAAATGCCTTCAGGATATTCATGGTCTACCTCCCGCTAATAAGATTTCTATACATTTTAAACCTGTCATTGATAAGTCTAAGGGTCGTCTGGTAGAGGAGGGCGTTTTCAGTAATCTTTGCCATCTCGACATCCTCCTCTACATTATTTCCGTCAAGCCATGGAGATTCGGTATCCATCGTCAGCTCGGTATCCCCCCTGATCTCAAGTGCCCTGATGTGGGTAGGAGATGTGTTTTTAAGCCTCAGCCTCTCCTCGTCAAAAACGGACTCGAATTTTATGTCCTTAGCCCTGTACTGCGGTGTGTCGCTGTTTGCGAGATTGCTCAGGAGTACACTGTGCCTCTGCATGGTGAACTTTATCATCTCCTCAAGTCTCTTAAGTGTGAAGTCCATAGTAACCTCCTGTTATCTTTAACCTGATTAGAGCAGCAAGTTTCATGCCGTGGCAATTATCCTTTGCTCTACGTTATCTCTGTGTCAGGGTAGAGCTGATTTTTACCCGGAGAGGAAATTTTTTCCTCCCTCCGGAATCAGGCATTAAGCCTGTATTCATTCAGCTTGTTTCTCAATGTCCTGACGGTTATTCCCAGGCACTCTGCCGTCCTTGTCCTGTTTCCGTTGGTTGCCCTGAGTGTTCTGAGTATGAGTTCTTTTTCCATATTCTTGATGGTCTTGCTGTCCTGTCTGACGTTTCTGCTCTTTTCAATCATAAAGTCCCCGCTCTCTATAAAGTCTGAACGGCTGAGTAGCACTGCCCTCTGGATAACATTTTCCAGTTCCCGGATGTTTCCCTTCCAGGCCTGGGTATAAAGATAATTAAAGGCATCTTCCGAGAATCCCGAGATGTACTTTCCGTATTGAGATGCATGTTTTTTCAGAAAGAATTCTGAAAGAATACGCACATCACCGGTCCGTTCTCTGAGGGGCGGCAGCTCAAGGGGAAAGACGCTTATCCTGTAGAAGAGATCTTCCCTGAAGTTTCCCTTTTCGACCTCTTCGGCAAGGTCCCTGTTTGTGGTTGTTATCACCCTGATGTTTACGGACAGGGATTTTTTGCTGCCAATCCTGTCTATCTCCCTTTCCTGCAGGACCCTCAGGAGCTTGGCCTGAAGCGGGAGCGGCATCTCGCCGATTTCATCAAGCAGGAATGTGCCTCCGTCTGCTATTTCAAATTTTCCAATCTTTTTCTCCAATGCACCTGTGAAGGCGCCTCTCTCATGACCAAAGAGTTCGGATTCAAGCAGGTTTTCGGGTATTGCAGCGCAGTTAACGGCAACGAAGGGTTTTTCCCTCCTCAGGCTCTGCCTGTGTATATACCTTGCAATCAGCTCCTTGCCGGTGCCGCTCTCTCCGGTTATGAGGATTGTGGTGTCTGTCCTCGCCACCTCGTAAGCAATCCTGAGGAGTCTCTTCATTGACTCATCTTCGGTAATGATCTCGCCATTTGCAGGCCCCGGCTCAATAAGGCCGGTTATTGCCTGCCTGAGGTTATCAAAAGAGAAGGGTTTCATAAGATAGTCGGAGGCTCCGAGTTTCATGCACTCAACTGCGTTTTCAACCGTACCAAACCCTGTGATTACAAGGACGGGCAGGGTGGTGGAAAGCTTTCGTACATGTCTGATGAATTCCAGACCATTCATTCCCGGCATCTTCATATCCGTTATAACCAGAGAGCAATCATGGTTTTTAAGCACCTCTATTCCCTCAGCAGCCCTTTCTGCTACCATTACATCAAAACCGAACCTCTTTACGGCCTCTTCAAGGGCGTTTCTCATCTCCGGATCGTCATCAACAACGACAATGGGTTGCATTATCGGCCTCCATTAACAGGTTTGATGTTTTTGAGTTTTAAGTGTTTTGAGACGGGATGTGCTCTTTTTCCCGTCTGAATCCCCTGTCCCCTGCCCGCCGGAGTCTTTTTGTAAAAATTGCTCCGGAGACAGGCAGGCCGTACTGTCCGTCCTGTCTCCGGAGGCTTCGGGGAGGAGGTGCTTATGAGGAAAGCATAGAACGAATACACTGCCTGAACCAGGCAGGCTCTTTGCCCTTATTGTTCCACCATGGGCCTGCATTATCTTCAGGGATATGGAGAGGCCAAGCCCTGTGCCTTCGTCCCTGGTAGTGAAGAAGGGGTCAAATATCCTCTCTATATGTTCTGAGGTGATTCCATTGCCGGTGTCGGAGATGTTGAGGTGGAGCCCTTTGCTGTCCGTTTCAGTATATATGGTGAGTATGCCGCCTGCTCCCATTGCCTGGACTGCATTAAGCAGGATATTGAGAATTACCTGTTTTACGAGTCCCGAATCTCCGTTTATCGAGGCGTTGGTGATTTGTTTTTCAACGACAATGCCCCGTGATTCAATGACGGGCTTGATCAATGCAAGGGCATCGTCTGTTAGTGTCCTTATGTCGCAGGGTGTTGTCTTCGGATTCCGGGGCCGGGCAAAATAGAGCATGTTTGAGAGGGAATTATTCAGGTTTCTTACGCCTGTTGAAACACCCATTGCAAGGGATGCATGCGGGGTATCGTCTAATTCCTTGTATAACATTGATGCGTAAAGTTCGATGCTACACAGCGGATTCCTCAATTCATGAACAATGCTGGCCATCATCTCTCCCATGGCAATGAGTCTCTTGTTCCTTTCCTTCTCTGCTTCAATCTCTTTTTGGGCGGTTATGTCCCTCAGTAGGATTACAAATCCTATCAACCCGTCTCCGCCGTTGAGCACATCAGAGAGACTTACAAAGAGGTTTTTCCTTCCCCCTTCTGTCTCTATCTCAATCTCCTGATTGTTCTGATCGATCC contains:
- the flgB gene encoding flagellar basal body rod protein FlgB; this encodes MDFTLKRLEEMIKFTMQRHSVLLSNLANSDTPQYRAKDIKFESVFDEERLRLKNTSPTHIRALEIRGDTELTMDTESPWLDGNNVEEDVEMAKITENALLYQTTLRLINDRFKMYRNLISGR
- the fliE gene encoding flagellar hook-basal body complex protein FliE, which codes for MSVNPVNGSPPGAEGIGNIAGNLKPSGEDKTGGSFEILLDETIGKVASLQKETEKAIAEIGNGGGDIVETMVAMQKADLSFQVMLEVRNKLVTAYEEIMRMQV
- a CDS encoding FliI/YscN family ATPase, which translates into the protein METVTLERYINGLESIDPMRVYGRVVEITGVILKATGMKASIGEACKVYSEGGAIVDAEVVGFKDDKALLMAVGDIQGIKSGSRVLPVGRKLSVNVSPHLVGRVIDALGNPIDGKGRIEGRMYPLFGRHINPLERKRISEPIDLGIRAINGLLTCGKGQRVGIMAGTGVGKSVLLGMIARYTEATVNVIGLIGERSREVREFIERDLGEEGLRKSVVIVCTAQEPPLAKVRAAFTTTAIAEYFRDQEMDVLLMMDSLTRVSMAQREVGLAIGEPPTTKGYTPSVFTLMPRLLERAGTSSDNGSITGLYTVLVEGDDLTDPVADASMSVLDGHIVLSRELAMEGVYPAIDILRSVSRVMLDIVDERHRELAMMFIENLSTYKKYEDLISIGAYKEGTNPKVDRAIKMIDRLRGYLKQGINDRRDMGDSLQGLYLLFETEEL
- a CDS encoding FliH/SctL family protein, whose amino-acid sequence is MSKAKVLRDRNITEFGMPSLEHKHRGITEENFNQDIAVIERTAYEKGFSAGEQAGYTVGEEKALMLLERLEDILTEMTELKKKVMTEAQPQVFALSVAMAKKILRDEIRQNPEIIINLIKAAMEKIERTGTITIKINPALKELISNHKPELLAIHPEIRFNTDPSIPLASPLVVGPEEEVITDFESQLTNLVEDLGEEIGNSNA
- the flgC gene encoding flagellar basal body rod protein FlgC; this encodes MNILKAFDVSASALVAQKQRMNTIASNMANLNTTRTPEGGPYRRRDVVFSSYMLDEEGRLEGVGISDVVTSNTPPKAVYDPSHPDADDKGYVLMPDINLIEEMVNMMMATRVYEANVNAFNITKSMYLKALELGR
- the fliG gene encoding flagellar motor switch protein FliG; translated protein: MPTLKGHEKAAIMLSYVGEETASEILKALDKKTIEKITSALSELKTLKKEEMQTVLDEIKKSIDEKVVAIGGEDYVKRILYRGLGDENAEEVIESARRANPIEKLNTVDTRLIVKFLSGEHPQTTAFVLSLLEPKKSAEVLSELPEHLKGDVAMRIANLEKIPEEALKEIEEVLKTQLSIGESRGRKVDGVKTVADILNNAAKETEQTILELIEEQEPSRAESIRSLMFVFDDLASIDDRGMQAILKEISTNDLALALKTASDEVKGKIFGNMSKRAVQILKEEIESMGPVRVSDVETAQQNIVKAARKLEEEGKIIIAGKGEEELIV
- a CDS encoding ATP-binding protein, which produces MEELKKLNEAFMTFNLASETLREYYQNLQQQVTYLSEEVQRKNAELQRTLSFLNSVLQGIREAIVVLDSDGKILMMNRAAEDLLMMDLSASTGHRPEEYGYNFSRIDQNNQEIEIETEGGRKNLFVSLSDVLNGGDGLIGFVILLRDITAQKEIEAEKERNKRLIAMGEMMASIVHELRNPLCSIELYASMLYKELDDTPHASLAMGVSTGVRNLNNSLSNMLYFARPRNPKTTPCDIRTLTDDALALIKPVIESRGIVVEKQITNASINGDSGLVKQVILNILLNAVQAMGAGGILTIYTETDSKGLHLNISDTGNGITSEHIERIFDPFFTTRDEGTGLGLSISLKIMQAHGGTIRAKSLPGSGSVFVLCFPHKHLLPEASGDRTDSTACLSPEQFLQKDSGGQGTGDSDGKKSTSRLKTLKTQKHQTC
- a CDS encoding sigma-54 dependent transcriptional regulator, which encodes MQPIVVVDDDPEMRNALEEAVKRFGFDVMVAERAAEGIEVLKNHDCSLVITDMKMPGMNGLEFIRHVRKLSTTLPVLVITGFGTVENAVECMKLGASDYLMKPFSFDNLRQAITGLIEPGPANGEIITEDESMKRLLRIAYEVARTDTTILITGESGTGKELIARYIHRQSLRREKPFVAVNCAAIPENLLESELFGHERGAFTGALEKKIGKFEIADGGTFLLDEIGEMPLPLQAKLLRVLQEREIDRIGSKKSLSVNIRVITTTNRDLAEEVEKGNFREDLFYRISVFPLELPPLRERTGDVRILSEFFLKKHASQYGKYISGFSEDAFNYLYTQAWKGNIRELENVIQRAVLLSRSDFIESGDFMIEKSRNVRQDSKTIKNMEKELILRTLRATNGNRTRTAECLGITVRTLRNKLNEYRLNA
- the fliF gene encoding flagellar basal-body MS-ring/collar protein FliF, with the protein product MANILDIVNKWDTKRKITLSILLVLTIASIVLLITWAQKPEYQMLYSNLRAEDAGLMVQKLKEMKIPYKTTPSGILVPSDKVYEVRIQLAAMGLPQGGSMGYEIFDKTGLGTTEFVQKVNLKRALQGELSRTIRSLQEVSDCRVHLSMPERSIFTSTDEQPKASVLLKLRPGVTLSRSQIRGIVHLVSGSVESLTPNNVTIVDNRGNVLTTEEDEGLQINNTQRDYQKGLEMDMEKRIISIIEPVVGKDKVKAKASMSIDFTRTEETQETYDPDGQVVRSQQKLTEQKTGGMVAGVPGVQSNLPNKRVGRSAANKTGLRKQTETVNYEISKTVSHVIKPTGTIKRLTVAVLVDGTYLKDEKSGEIKYVARSEEDLKSYEEIIKKTVGYSEERGDEVKVINMPFHAQPEVLETPEQVDYTKYIMPAARYGTILILSILVLLFLIRPLLAYLKQQSTPPPSSPTQTLTPELEGKPALREIPRDEIVEWARNNPQQAATLIKKWTGSK